The sequence gaggtccaaggcaggggtgatccctacataaggcctcagtctctgcctcccaagccccctccccccccacggcaacaatgagcaagggatggggggggggggatatactaTGCAActcatatatacttaataaacaTATTCCGTGACCTCACGCATTGCACAAGTCGTACCTGCATTGTAGAAAAACATCTGAATACTGCCTAAAAAATACTCACAATTCTGAGGTAATTCTTCAGTCCTGACATCAAAAATTTACTGTAGATCATTCATCAGAGTACCTCATATATTAACATAGATTCATAGATACAACAAAAATCAAACCGcactctttatttatctctccctctttctatcgtGGCAAAGATATACTTAAAATGTTGCAAACGACTGGCTGAATGCGAGAATTCAATAAAACTGTTGCATTTAAAATATTCATCACCAACCTGCCAATAGTCAAATGATTTTCATCACtagaacaataagaaaaattagTATGGTTTTTCCTGCCATCGCCCATACCACTGCAGACAGGCCATTAACCATACTCATTAAAAACTAGACAGACCCCCTTCCTACAATCACCCTTTATAGATAACATTGTTATTCCAAATAATTCCTCTAACATTTGGAAAGCTTGCTTCAGACTCTTAAAGACCCTTAAGAATtcatgcaaatagaacaacgaagggaagcacAAGAAAACGCGTGAATATGCGACGAATATACCCTgaagaagcagtaaatgcgaaaaggccttcagcacattcatgtgttttcttgtacttcccttcattgttctacttgcagtttgttcgacatgaattccacacattaAGAATCTATACATAGCTGTTGGCCTATATATTTTGTTTCCCTTATATATGGCCACTATCCTTTTTGTCTTTAACCTTAATCTGGTTTGTGTATATTGTTGAACTAATAACAAATGGGTTACTTTTGAATGCTAATCAATCCCCGAGTGCTGTTTATGCCTTATATTTTTAAAGCTGACTTATAGTTCAACTTTATAATTTGTAAGTGTTTTCCAAATGCTCTTTATACGAAATGTATGTGAGATGATTGccttatagtatttttattttctccacaACAAactataacattaaaatttttaaaaagggtatacCCTCTTGTAAGAGTACGCAGAGAGACTAttcttttctgtaaaaaaaaagaagaaaaaaatcactccccTTTTAAGGTTAGTACTAATGTGGAAGgaatataaaaaggagaatagaaacttacaaatataattaaacaCTTTAATTTTTAACATCGTCTTCTCATAAAAGGATTGAATAAGTTGAAAATCCTGAAATGCTTTGCAATTGTTTTTATTACCTACTTTCAGTCTTTGGAAAAGTGGAAACTGGGAACTGCTATCTTGAAACAAATGTTCTGACTTTTTTTCATACTATTGTATGATAAGTTACTTATGGAACATAAGGTAGCTTCtcgcaagaaaaaataaataaatactagaaaaatgtaaaatagaatttaaaaaccaTTTCTAACACTACCTTCCACAAAAGGTATCTGAAACATGGACCCCAGCCATTACATGAAAATCTTTCAAGTCCacaattataacataaaatattagcAATACCCATTATAAAATCCTAATGACATTACAGGTAGGTTTTAGACATTCCTCCCACCcataaaacaaggaaataattCTAACTAAGTATGCAATTCTAATTCCTATACCCCTCCGCCTCTCATTGGAGGAGCTACAAGGATCACGCCGTCGCCTCGAACAAATAGCATGGGGATATTCCTCCTCGTTGTTTTGTAAACCTCTTCAAAAGTTTCGTCGTCAACCTGGAAGGAAGTTATAGTATCGGTATGACATGAAGAGAGCTAGTCTTTACTTTTATGATTGAATTTTGGTTAAACAATCTAAAGTAGGTTTTAAATATGCTTTAGTCAgatgtttttaaaagaaatttatgtttttttttacccctcatTTGTAAACTGCGGTTTACAGTTATTCTATTAACATCTTAATATCCTCAAAAATAAAGATGTTTCTTTAAAATCTTATAATAACCTGAAGATTGGTAATGAAGCCAAGACCAAGAGCTTTTACCATCACAAATATTCTCACAGcaataactaaaatataaaaatttgcacTGGAAAAAATCAATtggcaataaaaacaattatttccCAATCCACACCTCCACTGACGTCACAGTCTCTTCCACGTCCCCTAGAATCATGTTGAGGTGCTGGTCATACGCATGCAGACGTCCTCTAAGCTCTCTCTCATTGCGCATCTTGACGTAGATCCTCTCGTCCAGCGACAAGCGGATGAGGTCTAGGGGCTCCTCAACAGCCATGGTACCGGTAGTTGGCTCTCCATCTTCCGCCATTTTTCAGCTGCGGAAGAAAACCATTCGGTGAAAAAGAATTCTTCCCTCTCAAATATACTTCCGTCTCTTAACTGTACTTGTATATATCTGAAGTAATCTATGATCAAGAAacttcattctattttctttctcttttacttctgtATTATAACCATTTCTTATCTCAACATGGAAATATCTTAAAAATTCAATTCATACCACACGATCCACCCATTATATGagctttcaccatcaccatctgcagTTCCCTCCCCTTCTAAGTTCCCCAACTCAACGCCACCAACTTAAACACAAGTCCTCAGAACACAAGCCAATCACAGGTTTCAGATACAACAAAGCTGGTAGTTCGCGCACAGTCAGTACTGAGCGATGACCTTGGGTACAGAGGGTCTGTTCTTTCTGTCTACTCaaacttataattttctttattattaccttCCACGTTTTATCGACTGCTTATTTACGTATCAAAAAGTACTTATCAAAActataaaaatgtaaatcaaaTGAAGATGGGTTATTGATTGTGTATTTTATCTACTATATCAAGatgtgtataatatgaatataaatgttatCCTTTTCACTGTAACTCGTGAAAATTACCAATAACGATTTCTCATTACACCTTAATCCACAAGGAAATATCAGGGTTATACAAACTAAATAAGTataaatcatcactatcatttattttttaaaaatggtacaAAAGATTACAAGAGTAAAGCTTCATTCATTGATCTTTGTACCCGAGATTTCTCAgttccatacacccacacaaaaccaaatgaGAAATGGCAGTAATATATCTCACATTACGGGTCAATATTGAAGACATATAGGTACAACCTTCATTCcaatttaacaataaaattttccctaaaaagagTCCTGATTAAAGATATATGTGACTGCTGCTATAAATGTGCCATTGCATCTACACTCGGTCCAAATTCACAGAATTTgtgtaaaaaacatataatttcagGTAgaggtaaatataatatttatttcacaTATGAATTCAGGATCATTTAGTTAtcatagtacaaaaaaaaagaaaaagacaaaacataaaaaaatatatcttgtaGTTTTCATTACTGCATAACACTGAAATTATAATTAAGTGATAAATCCCCACTACAAAAATCACAAACATTATCCCTCAGTAATCTTGGACCAAAATTAAGGTACATTATCACCTCGTCAAGATGAAGCCAAACGTTCAACCACGTCACAGCTCTCAAGTTGTTCTTTCACACACATGTTCCTTTAAGAGGCTATGTTCATTCATATCTTCACACCTTCACTCTAGAAGAACCCTTCAAACTTGTTACTGTTTTCCTCAATCAGTTTTTGTGCCTCTGCCCACGTGACCTTCTTCGGAATAGCTTCCCTGAGGAACTCGAGGTGCTCGGTCGTGTGCACCAAGGAAGACAGGGCCTCGTAGTCCATCCGGTCTTTGTCCTCGGCAAACTTGTAAGACTCGATGGCCAGGAATTCGATGAAGAGCTCCGTGGCCCGCGTGATGAGGTGAAGAGTATCCTGCGAGACCGTCTCCACGTCAGGGCAGCTCTTCATGATCATCTTAACGCGctgggtggggagggtgaggtCTGTCGGGTTCAGGCTTGGGCGGCCACGCATACCTGTGGGCGTGGAGCCTCCGGAGGACTTTATGGACGGAGATTTTACAGGAACCTTGGATGGGGAAGATGCCATTTCTGCTTCCAACCTGAAGTAGCAACAGGATATAATATACTAGTTACTGAATTACCGACTGGCTTAAGGTTACTTTTCTTTCTgataaaatttacttttatattcaaCAGTGGTGAAGCAGAAATGGTATCTTGTGATGAAAGTTACACATTACATTTTCCTACAATAATTCAAATGCACAGGTTTTAATCATGACTGATCAtgtatttcttttaaaacatggaatactgtgtgtatgcaaataccCTCCCAAACAAGGACAAACCCAATCTCCTGGTAATTCACATTTCTATGTAAAAtgctttggtatatatataaaatatatatacattatacatatatatatatatatatatatacaatatatatatatatataatatatatataatatatacaaagtatataatatatataagatatatatatatagatatatatacaaaatatataatatatagatatagtatatatatataatgatatatatatatgatataatatatataaatatatatcataatataataatatatatataataatatatataaatagtatataatactataatatatatataaatatatatatattaatataaatgataattaatatatgaaaatatatatataatatgaatatatatatatatatatattatatattgtatatataatattatatatatatagtatatatattatatgatatatatatatatatatataatatattatatattatatatatatatatatatattgtatatatattaatatagtatatgtattatattaatatatatattatgtataatatataaataaatatataaactatatatatataaattatatatatatatatacatatatatataaatatatatatatatagatttggattatatatatatatatatatttatatatctatatattatactattgtataatattaatatatatatatatatattatatataatataatatatataatatatataaattatatagtatacataatatatatatataataaaataaaaatatatatatatatatctattatatataatctatatatatatctactctatttgtatatatatctatatatattataagattatctactgatatatagattatctatatctattaaatacaagatatatataatatatctctctaatataattattttatattatatatatatataatatatatatatatatataatctatctatattaatatatatctattatatatttcattatatatatataaatctttatgtatatctatatattatgtcaagatattatacaatatatatctatatatatatatatactatatatataatatatatatttatataaaatatatctataatatattataatatacattatatatatatatattatttctatatatgtactatatctatctatatcttactatataatatctttattatatatatattatcttattattatatctctctaatctatattatatattgtatatatattctatatctatcttatttttattctatatatataatcattcttctattctatctcatatattatctatatatatatatatatctactatatatatcatatctcactatatttctatatcctatctatactatatctctattataatctatatatatatatgatatatctctataatatatatctatctatctttaaattatattaatatatattatatatattatattttatagtatttacttattctatattatatctatatactatattatatatatatatatataatatattatatatattatatctatatatataatatatatatcaatcttatatctttttattctattatataatctctattagtatatccatctatatatattactacccaATCTATCTActctacatattatctatatataatagttagTAGTATTTTTCACTCATAACTCTctctacatattctatatatattgtatttattttactttattatctctatgatatatcttattactattcaatcatattatcttatatctatctaattatatactctttctatatctctcttatatatatatatctctaatatctaatatatcatatatatatctatactctatacatatttataatatatactctaatatctattatctatctaatattatatatatctattatcttatatgtatatatacatctatattatatttctttatattcttatatatattatatcattatatatatactttatattatcattctttttatacttctttaaaatctttattaatctatactatatatattactaatttgtatatatatataatttattcttatatattatatatatattatatactatatatttactaatctattgtactatatatatatttatatcttatttatatactatctatttatatatacgttcttatattatactatatattgtataactatctatatttatattatatattgtataattatatatatattatatatcatattaaatataataatcttctttattttaattctcttaaaattaataattatctaatataaatgtaaatctatacacatttctttttatcctttcatctctatatctacctTATTATATCCCCTTCTATATCTcaaaattatatatctacttatttatctctatatatatttatctctatcctatcttctatattttatatatctattctcctttaattttaatttctatttactattatacaattaatattattatatattcatttaaaatacattacataaaacctgtttcatttaatttttccttacAAACAAAATTGGAAAAGCAGAATTAAATTtccattaatgtataatatatcatagatatagttaataatattaagCTGTATTGATTTAGAATGGTAACTAGGGTATAGTTTAGTGTAAGTGAGgctaagaattttttaaaagtaagctCCCTTAACTTATTaaattgtttatatgttttttcctttcatttaattTAATTACTTTGCCATTATCTTGATGTTTTTTAGTCTttaacctttaaaatttaaaagccgttaatttaaattattatctttatcatcgggTAAATAAAGATTGGctgcaaaaataaatactatatctaaataaggagagagagagagagaaagaaagcgaggaaagagagagagcagagaaaaaggtagaaagaaaagaagagaaggaaaaaaagggaaaaaaattatttatgtatttcctgATAACATATGtccctttcccggggtttttgtaattcttcttttcttttccgtttctcaacccaaattttccctttcaaatCACTTATTTTCAAATCgcttcaaatttttttgaattaattcatgaagaaaacgcaaaaaaaattaaaataatgattaataagtaaaataagaaataattaaaataataaagaaacaacgTGCATTAACAGTAGAACAAGAaacgattgaaaaaaaaggagtttttgtAAAATTAATCTGGAAAAtcttaaaaaggcaaaaaataaggTGATGGTAACGTTAACACACACCAAATgcatcccccaaaaaagaagcCCCCTGGATCCTTTTAAATCTAAAATAAGACAACACTCCATGCAGAAAGATTTTGTAAAAGTATTTATACAACTAAAAGCTAAAAGTTCTCGGTTTACCTCATAGCTTACAAGGATATAAATATTTAGAAGTAAAAATTCTGTTTGGCCTTGAAAGGTTAACATTGCGTATTGGaaattcttaaaagaaaaaatcaaacattattacatttttttttttttttttaaaatctataagctcatatcaaataaaaatttacGTACGCCCAAATGCTCAATAAGAACTGATCCGGGTATTTTTTTCAAGAgataatataatgagatatagatagagaagatctAAAGAAGGAATATATAAGATATCGCCAATAAATACAGAATACaagatgagagaagatagatatagaatctatagatatagaatatataacaataacttaTATAggagaatagtaataaaatagatgatataaatacggatgagagagatagatatacaaaatatatatatattagagatagatatgatataatgacaatatatatatatatacagaaatagagTATAGATACTACTAgaataatagaagatatagagagaagagacataggatagatatatagagaatactaatacta is a genomic window of Penaeus monodon isolate SGIC_2016 chromosome 10, NSTDA_Pmon_1, whole genome shotgun sequence containing:
- the LOC119578155 gene encoding U6 snRNA-associated Sm-like protein LSm3; protein product: MAEDGEPTTGTMAVEEPLDLIRLSLDERIYVKMRNERELRGRLHAYDQHLNMILGDVEETVTSVEVDDETFEEVYKTTRRNIPMLFVRGDGVILVAPPMRGGGV